In Oryza glaberrima chromosome 8, OglaRS2, whole genome shotgun sequence, the following are encoded in one genomic region:
- the LOC127781816 gene encoding dehydration-responsive element-binding protein 2C, which translates to MILIHRYNQASMEMDIGEGESCCGRRKQQQQQNISSSKSRKCCPLRRSRKGCMKGKGGPENQRCPFRGVRQRTWGKWVAEIREPNRGARLWLGTFNTALDAARAYDSAARALYGDCARLNLLLAAATAGAPPAAAATPSVATPCSTNDDSNNSSSTTHQQQLTTMLQLDDDNYTLQPSSSDQEDFETYVTRLPKAEDFGLEGFQEVPLDVLDEAGGGISIWDLSICPADFMAAAAATTAKSS; encoded by the coding sequence ATGATTCTGATACATCGATACAATCAAGCTAGCATGGAGATGGACATCGGCGAGGGCGAGAGCTGCTGCGGCAggcgaaagcagcagcagcagcagaatatTAGCAGCAGCAAGTCACGCAAGTGCTGCCCGCTGCGGCGGTCGCGGAAGGGGTGCATGAAGGGGAAGGGCGGGCCGGAGAACCAGCGTTGCCCCTTCCGCGGCGTCCGGCAGCGCACCTGGGGCAAGTGGGTGGCCGAGATCCGCGAGCCCAACCGCGGCGCCCGCCTCTGGCTCGGCACCTTCAACACCGCCCtcgacgccgcccgcgcctaCGACTCCGCCGCCAGGGCCCTCTACGGCGACTGCGCCCGCCTCAACctactcctcgccgccgccaccgccggtgctcctcctgctgctgctgctacccctTCCGTGGCCACGCCCTGCAGCACCAACGACGACTCCAACAACTCGTCTTCCACGACGCATCAGCAGCAGCTGACGACGATGCTGCAGCTGGACGACGACAACTACACGCTGCAGCCGTCGTCGTCAGATCAAGAGGACTTCGAGACGTACGTCACGCGGCTACCCAAGGCGGAGGACTTTGGGCTGGAGGGCTTCCAGGAGGTTCCACTCGACGTCCTCgacgaagccggcggcggcatcagcATCTGGGACCTCTCCATCTGCCCCGCCGAtttcatggccgccgccgccgccaccaccgccaaatcatcttaa